One part of the Halostagnicola larsenii XH-48 genome encodes these proteins:
- a CDS encoding ABC transporter permease, whose product MNGNYLLKRVGQAALTFVATVTLTFVLYRMMPGGPAQALENVILQQQSSGGNTIDPERIELLVSQYTNLESDAPLYEQYYQYMHSVFIEQDLGESLYSNDTVTHLLAERIPWSMLISVYAMVIGYTVSIVLGAMMAFKEKSRFDSISSVVLIGLNSTPYYVVGVLLIFFFSIRYEFFPRGGRVGLGIDPGFNLAFMQSIAYHAMLPVFSMSVLGLGTALTMRGNSVRVLGEDYLRVAKLRGLRNSRIATQYVGRNAILPMYTQFMIGIAGVLSSSVIVEEIFTYPGVGLLVYDAIQVRNYPVLMGSLIVFTLITVIAILIADLTYGFVDPRISTGGDNE is encoded by the coding sequence ATGAATGGTAACTATTTGTTGAAACGCGTCGGACAGGCAGCGCTGACGTTCGTTGCGACGGTAACGCTGACGTTCGTCCTGTATCGGATGATGCCGGGCGGTCCAGCACAAGCGCTCGAGAACGTCATCCTCCAACAGCAATCGTCAGGAGGCAATACGATCGACCCCGAACGGATCGAGCTGTTGGTTTCACAGTATACGAACCTCGAGAGCGACGCACCGCTGTACGAACAGTACTACCAGTACATGCACAGCGTCTTCATCGAGCAAGACCTCGGGGAGTCGCTCTACTCAAATGATACCGTGACCCACCTGCTGGCCGAACGCATCCCCTGGTCGATGCTCATCAGCGTCTATGCGATGGTGATCGGCTACACCGTGAGCATCGTCCTCGGCGCGATGATGGCGTTCAAAGAGAAGTCCCGATTCGACTCCATCTCGTCGGTGGTCCTCATCGGCCTCAACTCGACGCCGTACTACGTCGTCGGGGTTTTGCTCATTTTCTTCTTTAGCATCCGGTACGAGTTCTTCCCGAGAGGCGGCCGTGTCGGGCTGGGTATCGACCCGGGCTTCAATCTCGCGTTCATGCAGAGTATCGCCTATCACGCCATGCTCCCCGTGTTCTCGATGAGCGTCCTCGGACTCGGCACCGCACTGACCATGCGAGGGAACTCCGTTCGTGTGCTGGGCGAGGATTACCTGCGCGTCGCGAAACTTCGCGGCCTGCGAAACTCTCGCATCGCGACCCAGTACGTGGGGCGCAACGCAATCTTGCCGATGTACACGCAGTTCATGATCGGTATCGCGGGCGTGCTCAGTAGTTCGGTCATCGTCGAGGAAATCTTCACGTACCCCGGCGTCGGACTGCTGGTCTACGATGCCATCCAGGTGCGTAACTACCCCGTTCTCATGGGCTCGCTGATCGTGTTTACTCTCATCACCGTTATCGCGATTCTGATCGCTGACCTGACCTACGGCTTCGTCGATCCTCGAATTTCGACTGGAGGAGATAATGAGTAG
- a CDS encoding ABC transporter permease, translating to MSSNRPDDQEGLESLFETDIDREPVSRSERFKRQFDLYVLAPCRVAMTDWRAVLGTAILTVFVLMGTLGVWLVDQPLSGDAPNLVPPFQNTEYILGTDMNGEPILAQLIHATPDMFRMVFAGAVVSIGFAAIVGVVSGFLRGTMVDRLLMGVTDIIITIPGLPLVIVLIAIFQPTDPYVIGVLLGLDNWPGLARTVRSQVLSIREESYVEASQIMGISTGTILRRDVLSQLMPYITVNSALASRRIIFESVGLYFLGILPFTTFNWGVMMNLAYENHALSTPDMYHTLALPLLTIFMMSFGLVLLSQGLDSVFNVRLRARHASTIDDDGGPN from the coding sequence ATGAGTAGCAACCGACCTGACGACCAGGAGGGACTCGAGTCCCTCTTCGAGACAGATATTGATCGAGAACCGGTGTCGCGATCCGAGCGGTTCAAGCGCCAGTTCGACCTGTACGTCCTCGCGCCGTGTCGCGTCGCGATGACCGACTGGCGGGCCGTCCTCGGAACCGCGATTCTCACCGTCTTCGTACTGATGGGGACCCTCGGCGTCTGGCTCGTTGATCAACCCTTGAGCGGAGACGCACCAAATCTCGTCCCACCGTTTCAGAACACCGAGTACATTCTCGGCACCGATATGAACGGCGAGCCGATCTTGGCTCAACTCATCCACGCGACGCCGGACATGTTCCGGATGGTGTTCGCCGGCGCCGTCGTGAGCATCGGGTTCGCGGCGATCGTGGGCGTCGTCTCGGGCTTCCTTCGCGGAACGATGGTCGATAGGTTACTGATGGGAGTAACGGACATCATCATCACGATTCCCGGCTTGCCGCTGGTGATCGTGCTGATCGCGATCTTTCAGCCGACCGATCCGTACGTTATCGGCGTCTTGCTCGGCCTCGACAACTGGCCCGGACTGGCCAGAACCGTCCGATCACAGGTGCTGAGTATCAGGGAGGAATCCTACGTCGAGGCGTCCCAGATCATGGGCATCTCGACGGGGACGATCCTTCGCCGGGACGTCCTCTCCCAGCTCATGCCCTACATCACCGTCAACTCCGCGTTGGCCTCGCGACGGATCATTTTCGAGTCCGTCGGGCTGTACTTCCTGGGGATTCTGCCGTTCACGACGTTCAACTGGGGCGTCATGATGAACCTCGCGTACGAAAACCACGCGCTCAGTACGCCGGATATGTACCACACGCTCGCGCTCCCCCTGCTGACCATCTTCATGATGTCGTTCGGACTCGTCTTGCTCTCACAGGGGCTCGACAGCGTGTTCAACGTCCGACTCAGAGCGCGACATGCCTCGACGATCGACGACGACGGAGGGCCAAACTGA
- a CDS encoding ABC transporter ATP-binding protein has protein sequence MSKTDPIVEVRDLDVTFQMNRGQSRVVRDADIDVFRNETLGIIGESGSGKSMLASSFLNAVVEPGVSTGDVTYYSHDGEPTNVLELSESELDRFRWEEVAMVFQGAMSSFNPVLKIRTHFRETLQDHNRDVGAGMQRARELLESVYLDPDRILDSYAHELSGGMKQRALIALSLVLEPELLVLDEPTAALDLLMQRSIVTLLEQLQDEYDLTLVFITHDLPLLTKLADRIAVMYAFNIIEIATTEDILYDASHPYTRALLDTTPDLNVPVEEMNIIEGSKPDPVDQIPGCSYHPRCPMADSQCRAEEPPMLAVRDGHESACFYHDQAAEAVPISAAPDTRPATSKNAATDGGDN, from the coding sequence ATGAGTAAGACAGACCCGATCGTGGAGGTTCGAGACCTCGACGTCACGTTCCAGATGAATCGTGGGCAATCACGCGTCGTCCGCGACGCCGATATCGACGTCTTCCGGAACGAGACGCTCGGCATTATCGGCGAGAGCGGCAGCGGGAAATCGATGCTCGCGTCGTCGTTTCTCAACGCCGTCGTCGAACCGGGCGTCTCGACCGGCGACGTGACGTACTATTCGCACGACGGAGAGCCAACCAATGTTCTGGAGTTATCCGAATCCGAACTGGACCGATTCCGCTGGGAGGAAGTCGCCATGGTGTTCCAGGGCGCGATGAGTTCGTTTAACCCCGTCCTGAAGATTCGGACTCACTTCAGGGAGACGCTGCAGGACCACAACCGCGACGTGGGCGCAGGAATGCAGCGCGCACGCGAGCTCTTAGAGAGCGTCTACCTCGACCCGGATCGAATTCTCGATTCCTACGCGCACGAGCTCTCCGGCGGGATGAAACAGCGGGCGCTCATCGCGCTCTCGCTCGTCCTCGAGCCGGAGCTACTCGTGCTCGACGAGCCGACGGCGGCGCTGGACCTGCTGATGCAGCGATCGATCGTGACGCTCTTGGAGCAACTGCAGGACGAGTACGACCTGACGCTCGTGTTCATCACGCACGACCTGCCACTGTTGACGAAGTTGGCCGACCGGATTGCCGTCATGTACGCCTTCAACATTATCGAGATCGCGACGACCGAGGATATCCTCTACGATGCCTCACATCCGTACACGCGCGCATTGTTGGATACGACGCCGGATCTGAACGTGCCGGTCGAGGAGATGAACATCATCGAAGGCAGCAAGCCGGATCCGGTTGACCAGATTCCGGGCTGTTCGTATCACCCTCGGTGTCCGATGGCCGATTCGCAGTGTCGAGCAGAAGAGCCGCCGATGCTGGCTGTCCGCGACGGCCACGAATCGGCGTGTTTCTACCACGACCAGGCAGCGGAGGCGGTTCCGATCAGCGCCGCGCCGGACACCCGGCCGGCGACGAGCAAAAACGCCGCGACCGACGGGGGTGACAACTGA
- a CDS encoding ABC transporter ATP-binding protein, which translates to MATSEPVLSLDNVSVEFTDDGGLLNMFGDSETVRAVNDVSLEFGEQETLTLIGESGCGKSTLGKTAIGAQKPTSGSISYRGQDIWAARNGSGDVSIPFDEIRHSLQIIHQDPGSALNPNQRVLTSLLLPLQKWYPDLSREECEERIHTLFERVGMSPPGDYLNRYPHQLSGGETQRVVLVRALLLNPDLILADEAISALDVSLRVEMMDLMLELQDLFNTSYLFISHDLSNARYIAEKSGGRIAVMYLGEIVEIGTVDEIVENPQHPYTKALQWATANLYEDEPDDEFPLRKIDVPDPTDLPSGCHFHPRCPNAREVCQQQHPGRIHANGNAENYARCFRADEDHEYWNSPKVTDE; encoded by the coding sequence ATGGCGACGTCCGAACCGGTGCTCTCACTGGATAACGTTTCCGTCGAGTTCACCGATGACGGCGGCTTGCTCAATATGTTCGGCGACTCCGAAACCGTCAGAGCGGTCAATGACGTCTCCCTCGAGTTCGGCGAGCAGGAGACGCTCACCCTCATCGGGGAGAGCGGATGTGGAAAGTCCACGCTCGGCAAGACGGCGATTGGGGCCCAAAAGCCGACCAGCGGCTCCATCAGCTACCGCGGGCAGGATATCTGGGCGGCGCGAAACGGGTCGGGCGACGTCTCGATTCCTTTCGACGAAATCCGCCACTCGCTCCAGATCATCCATCAGGATCCGGGCAGCGCGCTCAATCCGAACCAGCGAGTTCTCACTTCGCTTTTGTTGCCGCTCCAGAAGTGGTATCCCGACCTCAGCCGCGAGGAGTGCGAAGAGCGCATCCATACGCTGTTCGAACGGGTCGGCATGTCGCCGCCGGGAGACTACCTCAACCGGTATCCGCACCAGTTGAGCGGCGGGGAAACCCAGCGCGTGGTTCTCGTGCGTGCGCTCCTGTTGAATCCCGATCTGATCCTCGCCGACGAGGCGATCAGCGCGCTCGACGTCTCACTGCGCGTCGAGATGATGGACCTCATGCTCGAGTTGCAGGATCTGTTCAACACCTCCTATCTCTTCATCTCCCACGACCTCTCGAACGCACGGTATATCGCCGAAAAATCCGGCGGCCGGATCGCGGTGATGTACCTGGGTGAGATCGTCGAGATCGGGACGGTCGACGAGATCGTCGAGAACCCGCAGCATCCCTACACGAAAGCGCTGCAGTGGGCGACGGCGAACCTCTACGAAGACGAACCGGACGACGAGTTCCCACTGCGAAAAATCGACGTGCCCGACCCGACGGATCTCCCGTCGGGCTGTCACTTCCATCCGCGGTGTCCGAACGCTCGAGAGGTGTGCCAACAACAGCATCCAGGCCGGATCCACGCGAATGGCAACGCAGAAAACTACGCACGATGTTTCCGTGCCGATGAGGACCACGAGTACTGGAACAGTCCCAAGGTGACCGACGAGTAA
- a CDS encoding family 78 glycoside hydrolase catalytic domain, with the protein MSAFGQDGRCRPTELRVEYERSPANLEPTRPPRFSWRVDTDRRGARQTAYRLVVSRRRDAAANGRGTLWDSGRIESTAATNVEYDGVELNADETYYWSVTIWTDAGESEWAEPSSFSTALEPADWRGEWIAHQPGDGDTNGWRSRWRRPDENAEEWVQLDLGEVRTLSEISLHPTDPISVVRTPDDIPVTMAWERRALDGFGFPNAYRVEIASDPEFEEAVTVADTTLSGADETVTDSIYQDETFSVQTHECPDSSARYIRVTATELHEIVPRNSPSSDEQDADRKTVQTNSWQCFALAALTVTGTDGDDLARGGTVTASSSVESDTWGREQLVNGHTASTMASTAPLLRTEFELEKPVRSARAHVAAVGYGELYVNGERIGDRKLDPAWTDYEKRVLYTTDDVTDRLSEGENALGLWLGRGWFAKGGFHWVGDGSPRARVTLAVEFEDGTTRTLATNGNWRATESPLVENDIYDGEHYDARRERDGWSASGVDDSDWDGATVVDAPGGTLRPERIEPMGVVETFDVEAVHENPNGPILDFGQNFAGWLELEIEDPDRGDEITLSHAETLTDDGDLSTADLRTADATDTYVTRGDDVETYEPRFTYHGFRYAQISGYPGEFDPENVTAKAVTTAMDRRGEFACSSEELNRVQQNAVWGLRSNTHSVPEDCPQRDERFGWTGDAHVSTRSLLFNFDAVRFEEKWTRDHDAAASAMGYVPDVVPNKAFEAPADPTWSITRVMVPWYCYLHDGDERVLEEHYGGMRDYVDYWTGVAEDGIVPDAYGKYGDWLAFENTDGRHGLPYDLFNTAFVYRVTDTFAKIASVLGNEADAETYRDRADCIAAAFDREFFDPETGVYGPGTQSSSAVPLFFGMVPEEHIERVAENLAAKVRADGGTLQSGFLGTRPLIHTLAEHGYDELAYEVVSQPEQPGWVYMARNGATTMWERWDSDESVGSGMNSLNHSPFTHVSEFFYEVLAGVTLEDVPVTEHVTIAPSIVADLEWVSGSIETRAGELAVEWERDGDAYELAVTVPWNGRATIRLPEAADATVTESNTVLVEDPTDGVRSVENEDDDLVVEVGAGDYEFSVR; encoded by the coding sequence ATGTCCGCATTCGGTCAGGACGGGCGCTGTCGACCAACGGAACTCCGCGTCGAATACGAACGGAGTCCCGCGAATCTCGAGCCGACGCGACCGCCGCGGTTCTCCTGGCGCGTCGACACGGATCGTCGCGGCGCTCGCCAGACTGCCTACCGACTCGTCGTCAGTCGGAGACGCGACGCCGCGGCGAACGGTCGAGGTACTCTTTGGGACTCCGGGCGTATCGAATCGACCGCGGCGACGAACGTCGAATACGATGGCGTCGAACTGAACGCCGACGAGACGTACTACTGGTCGGTGACAATCTGGACTGACGCCGGCGAATCCGAGTGGGCCGAACCGTCGTCGTTCTCGACGGCGCTCGAACCGGCGGACTGGCGGGGCGAGTGGATCGCCCACCAGCCTGGCGACGGAGACACCAACGGATGGCGGAGTCGATGGCGTCGTCCGGACGAGAACGCCGAGGAGTGGGTGCAACTGGATCTCGGCGAAGTCCGGACGCTCTCCGAAATCTCACTCCACCCGACAGATCCAATTTCGGTCGTGCGCACGCCCGACGATATCCCCGTCACGATGGCGTGGGAACGTCGAGCCCTCGACGGGTTCGGCTTTCCCAACGCGTACCGCGTCGAGATCGCCTCGGATCCCGAATTCGAGGAGGCCGTAACCGTCGCCGATACGACGCTATCGGGCGCGGACGAGACTGTAACCGACAGCATTTATCAGGACGAGACGTTTTCGGTTCAGACTCACGAATGCCCTGATAGTAGCGCTCGATATATCCGTGTCACGGCGACCGAACTCCACGAGATCGTCCCGCGGAACAGCCCCAGTTCCGACGAGCAGGATGCCGATCGAAAGACCGTCCAAACCAATTCGTGGCAATGTTTCGCGCTGGCTGCGCTCACCGTCACGGGGACCGACGGCGACGACCTCGCGCGGGGTGGTACGGTGACGGCATCCTCGAGCGTCGAGTCCGATACGTGGGGCCGTGAACAGCTCGTGAACGGCCATACCGCGTCGACGATGGCGAGCACCGCTCCCCTGTTGCGCACCGAGTTCGAACTGGAGAAGCCGGTCAGATCGGCGCGGGCCCACGTCGCCGCCGTCGGGTACGGCGAACTGTACGTAAACGGCGAGCGGATCGGCGACCGGAAGCTCGATCCGGCGTGGACGGACTACGAGAAGCGCGTTCTCTACACGACCGACGACGTCACCGACCGGTTGTCCGAAGGCGAGAACGCGCTCGGCCTGTGGCTCGGTCGCGGCTGGTTTGCGAAAGGGGGCTTTCACTGGGTCGGAGACGGCTCACCGCGGGCCCGCGTCACCCTCGCCGTCGAATTCGAGGACGGGACGACCCGCACTCTCGCGACGAACGGGAACTGGCGAGCGACCGAGAGCCCGCTGGTGGAAAACGACATCTACGACGGCGAGCACTACGACGCCCGCCGCGAACGGGACGGCTGGAGCGCCTCGGGCGTCGACGATTCGGACTGGGACGGTGCGACAGTCGTCGACGCACCCGGCGGAACGCTCCGCCCCGAGCGCATCGAACCGATGGGCGTGGTCGAAACGTTCGACGTCGAAGCGGTCCACGAGAACCCGAATGGTCCCATTCTCGACTTCGGGCAGAACTTCGCCGGTTGGCTCGAACTCGAGATCGAGGATCCAGACCGCGGCGACGAGATCACGCTCAGCCACGCCGAGACGCTGACAGACGACGGCGACCTCTCGACGGCCGACCTCCGGACCGCCGACGCGACGGACACCTACGTCACCCGCGGGGACGACGTCGAGACCTACGAGCCGCGCTTTACCTATCACGGCTTCCGGTACGCCCAAATTTCGGGCTATCCGGGCGAGTTCGACCCCGAGAACGTGACCGCGAAGGCGGTGACGACGGCGATGGACCGACGCGGCGAGTTCGCCTGCTCGAGTGAGGAACTGAACCGGGTCCAGCAAAACGCCGTCTGGGGGCTCCGAAGCAACACACACTCCGTCCCCGAGGACTGTCCCCAGCGCGACGAGCGCTTCGGCTGGACCGGCGATGCGCACGTCTCGACTCGCTCGTTACTGTTCAACTTCGACGCCGTCCGCTTCGAAGAGAAGTGGACGAGAGACCACGACGCCGCCGCCTCGGCGATGGGCTACGTTCCCGATGTCGTTCCGAACAAGGCCTTCGAGGCTCCCGCCGATCCGACGTGGTCGATCACGCGCGTGATGGTCCCGTGGTACTGCTACCTACACGACGGCGACGAGCGCGTTCTCGAAGAGCACTATGGCGGAATGCGTGACTACGTCGACTACTGGACCGGCGTCGCCGAGGATGGCATCGTCCCCGACGCGTACGGGAAATACGGTGACTGGCTGGCGTTCGAGAACACCGACGGCCGGCACGGGCTGCCGTACGATCTGTTCAACACGGCGTTCGTCTACCGGGTGACCGATACCTTCGCGAAGATCGCTAGCGTCCTCGGCAACGAGGCCGACGCAGAAACCTACCGTGACCGTGCGGACTGCATCGCCGCCGCATTTGACCGGGAGTTCTTCGATCCCGAGACGGGCGTCTACGGGCCGGGAACGCAGTCGTCGTCTGCTGTCCCGCTGTTTTTCGGAATGGTTCCCGAAGAACACATAGAGCGGGTCGCCGAGAACCTTGCAGCGAAAGTCCGCGCTGACGGCGGCACGCTTCAGAGCGGGTTCCTCGGGACGCGACCGCTGATCCACACCCTCGCCGAGCACGGGTACGACGAGCTGGCTTACGAGGTGGTCAGTCAACCCGAACAACCGGGCTGGGTCTACATGGCTCGCAACGGCGCGACGACGATGTGGGAGCGTTGGGACTCCGACGAGAGCGTCGGATCCGGCATGAACTCGCTGAATCACTCGCCGTTCACGCACGTCTCCGAGTTCTTTTACGAAGTGCTCGCGGGGGTCACACTCGAGGACGTGCCGGTGACCGAGCACGTGACGATCGCCCCCTCGATCGTCGCCGACCTCGAGTGGGTCTCGGGGAGCATCGAAACGCGAGCGGGCGAGTTGGCCGTCGAGTGGGAGCGCGACGGCGACGCCTACGAGCTCGCGGTGACGGTTCCTTGGAACGGGCGAGCGACAATTCGGCTTCCGGAAGCGGCAGACGCGACGGTGACGGAGTCGAACACCGTGTTGGTCGAAGACCCGACTGATGGCGTCCGCTCGGTCGAAAACGAGGATGACGACCTCGTCGTCGAGGTCGGCGCAGGCGACTACGAGTTCTCGGTTCGGTGA
- a CDS encoding ATP-binding cassette domain-containing protein: MAAIQVDNVTRTFGSVTAVDELSFTVEDGELFGLLGPNGAGKSTLINVLVTLLEPTEGTATVNGHDVTSETAAVRNSIGVVFQEQALDEDLTGEENLAFHARLYGMGRRERTDRIDEVLELVGLTEVRGDPVGTYSGGMKRRLEIGRGLLHEPAVLFLDEPTAGLDARTRRDTWEYIQRMNEDAGVSVVLTTHYIEEAEHLCDRVAIVDDGEIAAIDSPTALKATLGGTVVSLTVHGAVSALCDRLEEQSWVLEYARTDVGVNVTVERGETRVADLVHLADNVGAAITSVDIHRPNLETVFLSLTGAMIEDREDADGSAGEHRTQNAPLDTVDGRSEIATTEDDE; encoded by the coding sequence ATGGCTGCAATACAGGTCGACAATGTGACTCGAACGTTCGGGAGTGTAACCGCTGTCGACGAACTCTCGTTTACCGTCGAAGATGGTGAATTATTCGGCCTCCTCGGCCCCAATGGTGCGGGCAAGTCGACCCTGATTAACGTGCTTGTTACCCTCTTGGAACCGACCGAGGGGACTGCCACCGTCAACGGCCACGACGTTACGTCGGAGACCGCCGCCGTTCGTAATAGCATCGGCGTCGTCTTCCAGGAACAGGCGCTCGACGAGGACCTCACCGGCGAAGAGAATCTGGCGTTTCACGCTCGACTCTATGGGATGGGTCGACGCGAACGGACGGACAGAATCGATGAGGTACTCGAGCTCGTCGGGCTAACGGAGGTTCGCGGGGACCCTGTCGGAACGTACTCCGGCGGGATGAAACGCCGGCTCGAGATCGGTCGCGGACTGTTACACGAACCCGCGGTGCTCTTTCTCGACGAACCGACGGCCGGTCTCGACGCACGGACCCGGCGGGACACCTGGGAGTATATCCAGCGGATGAACGAAGACGCCGGCGTCTCGGTCGTCCTGACGACTCACTACATCGAAGAGGCCGAGCATTTGTGCGACCGCGTCGCGATCGTCGACGACGGGGAAATCGCCGCGATAGATTCACCGACGGCACTCAAAGCGACGCTCGGGGGCACCGTTGTCTCCCTTACTGTTCATGGCGCTGTATCGGCGCTGTGTGACCGTCTCGAAGAACAATCGTGGGTTCTCGAGTATGCGAGAACCGATGTTGGTGTCAACGTCACCGTCGAACGCGGTGAAACGCGGGTCGCAGACCTCGTTCATTTGGCCGATAACGTTGGTGCGGCGATTACGTCCGTGGACATCCACCGACCGAACCTGGAAACGGTGTTTCTCTCGCTTACCGGCGCGATGATCGAGGACCGCGAGGATGCCGATGGGAGCGCAGGCGAACACAGGACACAGAACGCGCCACTTGATACCGTCGACGGGCGATCTGAAATCGCGACTACGGAGGACGACGAATGA
- a CDS encoding ABC transporter permease encodes MSLVDPLGIYALWLRDVKRFLRTPSRIIGSIAMPLLFLVFLAFGFSGAAIPGLPEGVDYLEYLVPGMVGFTMLFGASFAGLSILSDQDVGFLKEILVAPISRTSIVLGRIAGGSTTALVQAVLILVLSIPLGFRITSPLLLPIAFLFLVLIAVTFVGFGVALASQFSDSEGFGLVVQFVIFPLFFLSGAIYPVSSFPEPIQLVALANPLTYGVDGLRAVLVGTSAYPVGLDFGALLISSIIMVGAGTYLFERVEAV; translated from the coding sequence ATGAGCCTTGTCGACCCGCTGGGGATCTACGCACTCTGGCTACGCGATGTCAAGCGGTTCCTTCGAACGCCGTCGCGGATCATCGGGTCCATCGCGATGCCGCTTTTGTTCCTCGTCTTCCTGGCGTTCGGATTTAGCGGTGCAGCGATTCCCGGTCTCCCGGAGGGCGTCGACTACCTCGAGTACCTCGTTCCCGGAATGGTCGGGTTCACGATGCTGTTCGGGGCGTCGTTCGCTGGACTCTCGATCCTCTCGGATCAGGACGTCGGCTTTCTCAAGGAGATCCTGGTCGCCCCGATCAGTCGCACCTCTATCGTCCTCGGTCGCATCGCCGGCGGATCGACTACCGCGCTCGTCCAGGCAGTTCTCATCCTCGTGCTCTCGATTCCGCTCGGGTTCAGGATCACGAGTCCTCTCCTGTTACCGATCGCGTTTCTGTTTCTCGTCCTGATCGCGGTCACGTTCGTCGGGTTCGGCGTCGCGCTCGCGTCGCAGTTCAGCGACAGCGAAGGGTTTGGTCTCGTCGTCCAGTTCGTCATCTTTCCACTGTTTTTCCTCTCCGGTGCGATCTACCCGGTCTCGAGCTTTCCGGAACCGATCCAGCTGGTGGCGCTGGCCAATCCGCTGACCTACGGCGTCGACGGGCTACGGGCGGTGCTGGTCGGAACCTCCGCCTATCCAGTCGGTCTCGACTTCGGCGCACTGCTCATCTCCTCGATTATAATGGTCGGGGCCGGCACCTACCTGTTCGAACGCGTCGAAGCGGTCTGA
- a CDS encoding DUF2070 family protein, translated as MGADNVDIFKHIVFSLPPLWVQVTAMVLLSPVYAALAYLSFNAFAPVALRPEIIPLVALAIFFVPAFVAAELFYHALPDYPRHWSYFLALTNQLFVFVYALILSGADNGGNAWRIIWLALITVSLTNVLVLTISVGYERLKRILPVSIVQPVLLIATFQIFVGRSLGIADSVIFVHFAVLLVVIAFLVLVLKVFDYLIGSNANVSAFELTSGLLKGERSALDLGYPARPDVQTLVVDNGRPLTLAAPWVHPGPLGGFGGGELSKQVISSLNETGTGFFLHVPCTHKEDLADPDDADKILEAVGDPDTESQASKLYTAEYDDLRFYGRTIDGTKIVFFEAEGIDDYHPGIFMGDVSKDDVLLVDMHNHHIHAELDREIQYGTEEAARLKRSFDDFLERLEGVETFEYNAGFDVDCDGNSIMALVEEVDSQRTLIFGADTNGVTDDLRALRDRLEDEFDEVVLFSTDTHASVYELANMDDIESGAMESIIQNAAANVSSASLGVTNNRAESVRLLKLDYSGLIFSVNIIIRLVLISLATFYLLLIFMVF; from the coding sequence ATGGGCGCTGACAACGTCGATATCTTCAAACACATCGTCTTCAGCCTTCCGCCGCTTTGGGTCCAGGTAACCGCGATGGTCCTTCTAAGTCCCGTGTATGCCGCTCTCGCCTATCTGTCGTTCAACGCGTTCGCGCCGGTTGCACTTCGTCCCGAAATCATCCCCCTCGTTGCGCTCGCGATATTCTTCGTTCCCGCTTTCGTCGCCGCTGAACTGTTCTATCACGCACTCCCCGATTACCCGCGCCACTGGAGCTATTTCCTCGCCCTGACGAATCAGCTGTTCGTGTTCGTCTACGCGCTGATCCTTTCCGGCGCGGACAACGGCGGAAACGCGTGGCGGATCATCTGGTTGGCACTGATCACCGTGAGTCTCACCAACGTCCTGGTCCTGACGATTTCGGTGGGTTACGAGCGCCTGAAACGAATACTCCCGGTTTCGATCGTCCAACCGGTTTTGTTGATCGCAACGTTTCAGATTTTCGTCGGACGGAGTCTCGGTATCGCCGATTCGGTGATATTCGTCCACTTCGCCGTCCTGTTGGTGGTCATAGCGTTTCTCGTACTCGTCTTGAAGGTGTTCGACTACCTGATCGGAAGCAACGCGAACGTCTCTGCGTTCGAACTCACGTCCGGACTGTTGAAGGGCGAACGATCCGCGCTCGACCTCGGGTATCCCGCGAGACCCGACGTACAGACGCTGGTAGTCGACAACGGCCGACCGCTCACGCTCGCCGCTCCCTGGGTCCACCCCGGCCCGCTCGGCGGGTTCGGCGGCGGCGAACTCAGCAAGCAGGTAATCTCCAGTCTGAACGAGACCGGGACTGGCTTCTTCCTCCACGTCCCCTGTACCCACAAAGAAGACCTCGCGGATCCCGACGACGCCGACAAGATACTCGAGGCGGTGGGTGATCCCGACACCGAATCACAGGCCTCGAAGCTATACACTGCGGAATACGACGACCTTCGCTTCTACGGGAGAACCATCGACGGAACGAAAATCGTGTTCTTCGAGGCTGAAGGCATCGACGACTACCACCCGGGCATCTTCATGGGGGACGTCTCGAAAGACGACGTCCTGTTGGTGGACATGCACAACCACCACATCCACGCGGAGTTGGATCGGGAAATCCAGTACGGAACCGAAGAAGCTGCCCGGCTCAAGCGCTCGTTCGACGACTTCCTCGAGCGTCTCGAGGGCGTCGAAACGTTCGAGTACAACGCGGGGTTCGACGTCGATTGCGATGGCAATTCGATCATGGCGCTCGTCGAGGAAGTCGACTCCCAGCGGACGCTCATCTTCGGGGCCGATACGAACGGCGTGACAGACGATCTGAGAGCGCTTCGTGATCGACTCGAGGACGAGTTCGACGAAGTGGTGTTGTTCTCGACGGATACGCACGCATCGGTGTACGAACTGGCGAACATGGACGACATCGAATCCGGTGCGATGGAGTCGATTATTCAGAACGCAGCAGCGAACGTCTCGAGCGCCAGTCTGGGTGTGACGAACAATCGAGCGGAATCGGTGCGGTTGCTCAAACTCGACTACAGCGGGCTCATTTTCAGCGTGAACATTATCATCAGGCTGGTACTCATCTCACTGGCGACGTTCTATCTCTTGCTCATCTTCATGGTATTCTGA